A window of Rhipicephalus microplus isolate Deutch F79 chromosome 8, USDA_Rmic, whole genome shotgun sequence genomic DNA:
tccggaaatttcggccacctggagttctttaacgtgcatttaaacccaaatctgagcacacgggcctacagcattttcggctccatcgaaaatgcaaccaacGCATCGATCctgtgacgtgcgggtcagcagccgagtacttttgACACAAGCCCACCGCGGCAGGACGATGTATCTATCcttatttctttcttgctttccttGTCTTACTGTCctgctctttctttcttcatatccTTTTTGTGTCTGTTTCTTACTATATATTTCCTTCTCTCAATATCTTTCTCTATCGTTTCATCTTTCAATATCTCTCAATATCTTTCAATATCTCTCAATAtctttctctatctttctctATCGTGTCTGTTTCTTACTATATATTTCCTTCTCTCAATATCTTTCTCTatcgtttcatttttttgtgtctCCGTTTCCTTTATATTTCTTCATTTTCTAACTCTTTTCTCTTTCACACTTCCTGTATTCACTCACTTTCTCCTTAGTGTTATGGCAGTCCACGCCGGACAAGTTGGCGCACGTGTTCCGAGTGCGAAGCAGACAAGGAAGAAGAAACCACGTGCCCGTTCAAGATGGCGATCATTTACTGTTCGCTACACACGGACTAACGGTCTGCTTAAACAGCTGCATTGCTAAAAATTGTGCTGTTCTGGGGTCGAACCTGGGACCAATACGAATGCGTGTGTGATGCTCACTTCCGTTTCATATAGCCTTTTTATTGCGCTTTATATCCTTTTCACAGCGGCTTCTGCCTTCCACAATTCCTTTCATAACCCTTCCGGTATTTCGCGGAACGCATTTGCAATAACGCGATAGTGAATTGGAATACGAACAGATGAACGGTAAATGTCTTCCATGTGTGCGCTTTCTGCAACACCATGGTTGCCTCCATCGCGCAGGAGACAACACGAGAGTCGTTTGACGGCAGATTGTGCAAGCTTGACGACGACTTCAAGCGGGAGCTGGGAGTTCTAGTACCATGGCTCGTTGGAGCAGAAAATCTTACCGCCAAGGAGATTGCTGGAAAGAGAATCACCTGCGAGCATCTGATGAACTACTTCAAGGTAACCTGTACGCAGCTCCTTTTGACGCATTTAGGCTTAACTTATTTCCGCAGGTGTACACCGACGTCTTCAAAGAGCAACAGCCTCGTGTAGCAACAATTCTGCAAGTAAGACTTCATTTGGTTTTCGCAGAAACACGCCTTCTGTATACCATGCTCCTTCAAGTTGTTCAAGTATTTTTTTTCCATATATGCATAACTGTACAGAATAAACGTGGAATAACTCGACAACAGTAGCATAGCCTTGTTTCTACCAGAAGGAGTGCTAAGGGATGCTAACATTTTGAATTGATTTTTAAGGTGATGCGTTGGCCACCTCAGTCACATTAGGCTAATACGATTTCTCAACATATTCGGACGATGAATTAGAaatgattactttttttttcatgtatttcCAGGCGACAgttgaagaaagcaacagaagtGCGAAGGAGGAAGCCAAGGCATTCTACGCGGAACAGCTCCCTAAGGTTGGGGGTTAACAAGCGTCACATATTTTTTTCACCATCTCGATTATATGCCACTGTTTTATGCAGGTGACATACAAAAACTTTCAAGAGCTGGAGGAAAATCACGTGATTCTGCAAGAAGAAGCCAAGAAATTATTTCGGGACGCTCGAAAGATTGGCGGTCCGATAATCGAAAGGCGATACTTGGACGTTCTCGAAATGGTTTGTTAGAACTTTCGCATATTTATCTAGTACTCTTAAACGAGAGAGTTGCGTTTGTATTGCGTAAGCTGACGGGTCACCGGCGTCATACGTAAAGTGCAGACAACAGGAAGCCTTGATGGCATATATAAACTCTCCTCCACAGGGGTGATGACATGTATAGGGCAATGTCTAGGGCATGTCTAGGGCATGTATAGGGCATGTATAGGGCAATGATGGCATGTATGGTACAACCACAGCAAACGCGGTCCACTGGAATAAACTGTATTGCGTGCGGTTGGCACTACAACTAATGGCACGGTACACGATAGCATAATTTTCGTTGTTGCATTCAGCACTTCTCCCGTAAACTGATTCAATGCAAACATTATTGTCAACAAAAAAGTGATGATatttggggcttaacgtcccaataccagcCCACGATTATGACAGACAACGTAGTAgagcgctccagaaatttcgaccacctggggttctttaactagtacccaaatcagagcacacaggcctacagcatttgcgcctccatcgaagatgcaATGAAGTTCACAAAGAAATCTCACAGAATTCTTTACGCATTCGCCTATGATGGCGGGGGTAAAAAAGCAGtcttgccccgccacagtggtctaaaGGTACtggtctgctgacccgcaggtcgcgggttcgaattctggctgtggtggctgcattacgggtggaggcggaaatgtaggcccgtgtgctcagatttgagtgcacgtaaagaaccccaggttatcgaaatttccggagcccttcactacggcgtctctcataatcatatggtggttttgggacgttaaacccgacatataaatcaatcaaaaaagcagtcttcttcttttcttttacagTCGTTTGATAGATCCAGCCCGCCCGTTTTCATAATGCCGTAAtgagcaaacatttttgttcaaTAAAATATGCCATTGCACAGGCTATTATTTGGAAAGTATGTGTTAGTTCCCACTGACATCGCAGTTGTTTTCGCTTGCGAGCCACTGTGCGAAATATTGATAGCGCAAGACTTGAACAATGAAGATTGCTCTTGCTGCTATGGCTTGTTTGATAAACGCAAAATTACACAGGCAGGACTCTCCACATGCTCAGCTTGGCACCAATAGGATGATCATATTATTATTGGAGGTGTGGCTCTCATTGAGTTACATACACATTAAAGCTGATAAATATCTAGCTCGCTCACGCAATCATTCccgtgtgcaaaaaaaaaaaaacgataagccTCACTTATCTCGCGAGTCATTTTCGTGACGGAAATACGAAACGCAAGAATGCTGTAGCATACAGGATTCCTTTCACGTGCGGACGTTGTTACATCGGCCAAACGGGCCAAAGCTTGAACGACCGGCTACAGGGCATGCGTACTCGCTTAGCTGGTCTGTGCTTAGTCACTTAGCTCAGCATGCCAACGCACGTGCCTGTAAGCCACGTGCGTCAGTGCACCTTttacggattgattgattgatatgtggggtttaacgtcccaaaaccaccatttgattacgagagacgccgtagtggagggctccggaaatttcgaccacctggggttcttcaacgtgcacccaaatctgagcacacggtactacaacatttccgcctccatcacctTTTACGGCAACAAACAAACAGCAAAGAACACGTGAGAATAGGGAAACTCACAATATTATTGCACACAGAAATTATTAGTCAGCGTACGATCGGTTTATTTGTGCAGTCGTAAAATCCGCTCCTTGTCGAAAATTTCACTGCCTATTTTTCCCACGAATCTGACATGATCACTTCTTGTTTATCTCTGTGCAGTCactgtgttttttgttgttattatCCGCAAAGCTTCCACGTATATTTCGCGTCCAAACAATAAACCATTGGTTGTTAGTTCAGAGCCTTCGTCTGTCGTCGTTTCACCACCCCGTTTCAAGTGCGGTTAGTTTCAGTCTTAATCGTGTCATACTATCACGTGACATTGGCGTCGGTAAGTAAGGACGTTAATGTGGTCACCGCACTCAAACACGCCATGCTTTCGCATATTAGTACAAGAACCATATGTGCCCCTTACTAGTGAAGATCACGATCCCTTATTCACGATTCCTCATCGCAGTATACCGCATTGTATTGTAATGCTTTAATGTGGTGCGCGGGGAACCAAACTGCTATGTTTTTTGGACCGTTGTCCATAGCACACGTTTCACATATTTCTATTGATAAGCATCCTTGTAGAAAGAAGGTGGCAGCCTTTTTGAGCGAGTCgaggtgtttttctcttatttattttttaactctctctttctctttcaaccccctattcccaaactccagtgtagggtagcataccggatactagcatctggttaacctctttgctttccttctttctcgtctctctctctctctctgcaacaAGGCATGCTGCGATATTCAGCATTGCaggtcagagagagagagagagagagaactcacACTTAATCACGCTTGGCTCGCACGTTATTTATGCGGTGATCTCTCAATGTCATTCGCAGGAAATCAGGACGATCTTCAAGGACTTTTCTTACGACCACAAACTGTCAGACTTGAGGGAAAAGGAAAGGGGACTCAATGAAAAAAACCAAGCGttggagaagaaagaaaaggagcttGGAAGTTTGAAAGAACAGTTGAGAAAGAAAAGCAGGGGCGTTTTAGAGAAGGAGAAAAAGCTACAAGAAGAAGCACAGAACCTTTCTCGCCAAAAGATGGAGCACGAAAAATCCAAGAAGGCTCAGGAGAAATCAAATCGGTGGACAACGCATGTTGCGGATGCCGTGATGGGCATAGGAGTCGCGCTCAGCGTTTTTGTGCCCGCGGCAGGAGTGCTTGACGGGATTGTTCCCGTAATACGTATTGGAGTGGCAGCTGCAGCAGCCGGAAcagctggcggctgtttcgtggCATTGAAGAAAAAATTAGGCCAATGGTTTGGTACGTGTGTGGTTTCTTTCACATTGCTGTATAGCCCAGAGTAAGCGCTTGGTAAACTAGACAGCTGGTCTgcagaaaagcaagaaaaatggccctgtatctgcatgtttcgctgGAAAATGAcatctaaagacgatagtctggcGTCTAGAAGGAGTGattaaaacgtttatttgacgttctgtgCGAAAATATCGGCGAATAGGATTcacgaggcgctgcgtcagacatgcgcgccatctggcagtaatcttgggaaacgaaaggatggcctccGATATAGCGAGCGCGCAGCGCGTGTGCACAATCTTGTAATACATTGTCGCGATACAAGCCAACCGAACGCTTAGTTTGAGAAAAAAAGTGTGGCAGATTGAAGTACCAGCAATTTACCCCctgtaaaaaaaaagtcttgcCCTACACCAGGTGGATAAAGCACGAAAGCTGCTGGGCATACGATACTTCATGGTTATCTGTGCTCATGCCGTATGTTCTGTGTCGTATGTCCtataacacaattttttttttgatgcgcATAAACAATATAACCAAGTTTTCGCTATACTCATGCGAAGTGCTGATGCACAGTTGAACATTCGCAAATATTGCAACAAATTTTCACGTTCATTGCAAGTCGTGGAGAACAAATTTTAAATTGACGCATGCCAAGTTGTACTAAATGTCAAGCGCTTCTCTGTGACAGTGTCTTCACTGAGGACGTTGTCAAAGTGAATGGTAGATTCGCAGTTTCGTGCGTTGGTTTCGGTTTCTCCAGCTAAATTAGAGTCAACGCGCTGCTCCGTGGTGATTACCAATGGCCGTTTTTTCCGAAATTTTGAAGCGTGGCTATGTACCATTCGTAATAATTTTTATGATAATAACTTGATAATAATAAGACACCAAAAATGATAATTTTTCGTGtcttacgtctcaaaaccacgatgttATAATGAGACACACCGtcgtggagagctccagaaatttcgatcacctcgTTTCCTTtggcgtgcacctaaatctaagtgttTTTTCCAGTCATTGAAATATGCATACAAGGCGATCAGCCAGCATTCGGATCTAATCTCGTGCTTGGGCTATTTCGGCAGAACATTGCACGTAGCTCTTCCTGCTGTGCATTATGTGGAAAGTGACCTCGATTCAAGTGCCTATAGTTTGGCTGAACAGGcattcaaaatatattttttgtcGCACCATATTTTATTGAGTCCACAAGCTGCCTTTAGGTGTGCGGAAATTCACAAGCCAAGCTAACAAACAAATTTGTGTGGCTTGCTTTGCAGGATAGCAGGTGTTCCGAAAGTCAAGTACCATACCTGTGATCTCCAAGCAAAACGCCCAGCGCGAAACATTATCGCCGTCTCGCCCAAGGCACGTGATAAACAAAACTGTTCGCTGCACAGCACAACTACGGGCTTGGCCAAGGTTGCCACTGACTTTCGAGTGAAACGACGTGTGAAAAGTCGCCAAAAGTGGTCATTCTTTAGAATTTTGCCAAAAATGTCGCTACTATACATACACGTGGCGTGCTTTGTAATAAAATTGCTTTTTACCATCCCGAAGCCCCTAAAAATATCGATGTTTATTTCAATCCCAGTCACATTACTTGCTTCACCGTGGGGGCACTGACAAAGGACCTGCATGTTGTCAGCAGCGTCCCTGAGAATTCTAGAGCCTCATAACAAAATTTCTAATGGTTTCAGTTGTAGCCAAAAAGTCGCTACAATAAGAGAGAGACCACGTGCGTTGCCTTCCTGCAGATTTAAAGAATTAGTGGAATCATGTGTCCGATAATTGAAATACCTACTTACGATACaacaaaaataaatttaaaaGTACTCCGTAACCATCGCAAAGGGAGCACCACGCTTTCGTCGCGATATTGCTTGTATTCGCCACACACTCGCCTAAGTGCAGTTTCCGAAGGCTGCCCAAAGAGGCCGACATCTTGGCCGGTCCGAAAAGCATGTTAATAAAAAATTTAAACTATAAATGGTGAATTCGGGGGTGTTACAGCACTGAAGAAGTCTACAAGCCGTTCAGAACAGTTGGAACTGTAGTATAGAGAACAAGCAGCCAAACCATCACCTAGCCACTTCCGAAGCGAAAGTTTAAATGAGCTGAAAGCTCTTAGAGCTTAATGTAAAATTGGCAGCGCGAACTAACTGAACGCAAAGGAGGACATGTCTTCCTTTGCATTCGTTTGTGCAGAGGCAACCTAATTTTTTCATCGAAGCTAATATATACCAGAAAAACAAGCGAAAGGGAAACAACACAAGAGGGAATGTTCTACCGTGATCAAGTGTCCTCCATAAACGAGATTTCACAATGTATAAGGAATATAGACGGGGAGCTGACACAACTATCAATTATTCTTTTTTATGAAAAAGGCTTCCGAAATCTCACTAGTTAGAGTAACGATGGGTGTATCTTTCAGACGTGCGCGAAAATTCAGGTATACGCAGCCACACTTCATGCAACGGTCAGACAAATGTAAGCCCGGGGCCGATTTCAGCGCATTATACCATAGCTGGCAAACGTTCAGGCAGCGCCCAGTCTGCCCGATATATACCCTCTCAGAAGACAGTGGGATACAATAAACTACGTTCGACCGACTATTGGGGAATCAATTGATATGTTTAACACCACAGACTTTCTTCGCGAGGCCTGCCTTCATTCTGCTTTTCAAGTCAATTACAGAACACATTCGCAGCAATTTTCCGCTTTATATATTCatacaaccagttgtttacagttgggTAACGGTGGCAGCAGCAACATGCTTgttaccaacaccagaagtggtgAGATGATATATAGTGGTTGAGTTGATATATAGTGGTTGTGATATATAGTAGCTCTGGCTAGTGCTACGTATTCAGTGGAGGGCGCTTGCCTTCGCAATTGATGTTAGCCATATGCGAGACTTGTATCACAGCactacatcatcatcaccatcagacTGACAATGCCCACTgcggaaaaaaaaacgcctctcccatgtttgttccgccagtcaactcggtcctgtgcttactgctgtCGCTTTATAaacgcaaacttcctaatctcattgCCCAGCTAACTTTCTGTTTCCCCCTCAACCGCTTGCCTTCTCCGGGGATCCAGTCTGCGATTCTTAATGCCCatcggttatcttgccttcatgCCGCGTGTCcagcccatgaccatttcttcttcttgatttcaaatacGATGTCCTTAAAGCCCTTTGCTTCCTgctacactctgctctcttcttgtactTCAGGGTTACATCCACCGTTTCCCTTTCCATAGCTCACGGCGTCGTTTTCAACTTCagttgaaccctttttgtaatcctccagatttctgctccgtaaaTAAGTAGAGGTAAaatacagctgttgtatacctttctcttgaggggaAGTAGAAATCTACCCTTCACGATTTGATAATGCTTGACGAATGTGTTCTATTCCATTCATACCCTTTTATTGACTTTAATGTCCCGGTTTGGCTCCGTGATTACCACCTGTCCTTAGCAGACttgctcttttacaacttcaagtgtactgTTATCTATTTTGAAGCGTTGTTCTCTTCCGAGgtcgttgtacattactttcgttttctacagattaatttcacgacctacctttctgctctccttgtctgatTCAATTATAAATTTCAATTtgtcccctgaattactcagcaattcaatgtcatcggtgaagcgcaggttaatgaggtactctccattcactattcctaactcttcccattgtaggcctctgaaaaccccctgtaagtacgtggtaaatagcattggggatattgtatctccttgtcttacacccttctttattggtatccTGTCACTTTTTTCAAGCAGCACTATGGTGGCAtttgatccactgtagatttcatCCAGGATGTGTATATatgctttatcgacgccctgattttcCAGTGTTTGCACGACTGTTGATATCTCCACctaatcaaatgccttctcgtaatcaataaaggctatgtatagtggttgggtgtaTTGTAAGCACTTCTCTATCACATGATTGATAGAATGAATGCGGTCAATGTGGTTGTTATATATGTGGTACACATACATAAAATTGACTAGGAGGGACACAAGTCAGTCCATGGTGGCCTTTTCGAATTTTATATAAGGGTTTTATGTTCGATTACCTAAGAATGAAAACATATGctttaaaataaatgaaaaaggaGCATAGTGTCCGAGCTTGAGTAACTGGATTGTTCTATCAAGTCTTCCTTGAACCAACGGAGTGGTTTATGCAATTTTTTTCGGTCCCATACTACGGAGAGCATTGAACTATGACCTCCGCTATACAGATGAGCTAGTAGTTGAATACTTGTGCTCATAACACGGCCTCATCCTTTATGTAGAAGAGGTCGAGTATTGAGCGAAGGTGCACACTAAAAATATAATCAACCTTGGAAAAAGTTGAATGTGCTGGACTTGACGGTCAAGTGGCACAAATGTTTGTTACCCATAA
This region includes:
- the LOC119164403 gene encoding atlastin-1, which codes for MGKQVQIVSIGEDHTVQLNTEELGKILLAPKVKDKAVAVVSIIGAFRTGKSFLMNFLLRYLSNPDKSKWMEDEDTPVQGFSWSTSSERHTQGILLWDEVFLVPTSTGDELAVVLMDTQGAFDSESSADEATNLFAISILTSSLQIFNISRNLQEDNLEHLQLVTEYGKLAQEDTEETMFQKLAFLIRDWQFPDKAYGATGGRQLLEKFMSTSTKDQDKNSIRQCLSSCFSSIECFLMPHLGKETTRESFDGRLCKLDDDFKRELGVLVPWLVGAENLTAKEIAGKRITCEHLMNYFKVYTDVFKEQQPRVATILQATVEESNRSAKEEAKAFYAEQLPKVTYKNFQELEENHVILQEEAKKLFRDARKIGGPIIERRYLDVLEMEIRTIFKDFSYDHKLSDLREKERGLNEKNQALEKKEKELGSLKEQLRKKSRGVLEKEKKLQEEAQNLSRQKMEHEKSKKAQEKSNRWTTHVADAVMGIGVALSVFVPAAGVLDGIVPVIRIGVAAAAAGTAGGCFVALKKKLGQWFG